One Microbacterium keratanolyticum DNA window includes the following coding sequences:
- a CDS encoding HtaA domain-containing protein — protein MSHTRTAPRRPRSRLLAALLAAVLTISGAAFGAAPAYAAGGAVLTVTEAPRDGGPVTIQGAGFNPDPSANGVYVGIRQAGASADTILAWVAVGNAVGTMPGLGATAPMNPDGSFSVELPAPAFADGVEYVVHTRQAHGGRDETQKTSIPLVYAAAEPEPATQTSTTVTVSPAGTSSEGQAISIVAAVSPAAAGTFRFLDGEIPLAFGVDAVDGAATLSFENATIGSHSFRAEFTPTDAAAFTGSVSNTVAHTVTEATGPVRPTPTVTVSKSINIDPAGETVTVTGSGFLPNAPDTSGTRPPLAGKFTGAYVVFGSFAENWKPSAGAPSSARKVIEQKWGVHEADLATIGGAARGGIVIAEDGTFSTTLTVSEAEALENGRWGIYTYGGGGAKYAPFETFTPVVFKTPSPIPAPTLTVTPNADLDPSVENVLTVTGSGYIGDGAVNGAYVLFGEKSVWDGSGPLVSAGWIAQGWVPASQIVDGAFTTTVTIPAGTLSSEGEYNVATSAAHALSITNRTLDAFAPVTVAAAVTPEKPTLALSAPTVVQGGEFTITGAGFPALGNVALVLHSDPVELGATVASAGGAFRFTGTIPATVPAGEHTIVATSGAVTASFPVTITAAPAPEKPAAPVCLARAVDGASFEWGVKASFVSYVQGGIAKGAVSGGWGSGSGAYSTETGNGRVSFGGSMHFTGHSGALDLTLSNPRVRVTGSSAQLILDVSSKGFNGSPDVNASGVNFATLSLSDASTSGSSISWTNAPATLTSAGAEAFAGFYAAGDALDPVSIRFPLGAEVPCDSSTDGLATTGAEPDFAGLGIGALLLVAGLALTVIRRRRLIES, from the coding sequence GTGTCTCACACCCGAACGGCGCCGCGCAGACCGCGCTCGCGCCTGCTGGCGGCGCTGCTCGCCGCAGTGCTGACGATCTCGGGGGCCGCCTTCGGCGCCGCGCCCGCGTACGCCGCCGGCGGCGCAGTGCTGACCGTCACCGAAGCGCCCCGCGACGGTGGTCCCGTCACCATCCAGGGTGCAGGGTTCAACCCCGACCCCTCCGCGAACGGCGTCTACGTCGGCATCCGTCAGGCCGGAGCCTCGGCCGACACGATCCTCGCCTGGGTTGCCGTGGGCAACGCGGTCGGCACCATGCCGGGCCTCGGAGCCACGGCGCCGATGAACCCGGATGGCTCGTTCTCCGTGGAGCTCCCGGCCCCGGCCTTCGCCGACGGCGTCGAGTACGTCGTGCACACCCGCCAGGCGCACGGAGGCCGTGACGAGACGCAGAAGACCAGCATCCCGCTCGTCTACGCCGCTGCAGAGCCTGAGCCTGCGACGCAGACCTCGACGACCGTCACCGTCTCTCCGGCAGGCACATCGTCTGAAGGGCAGGCGATCTCGATCGTCGCTGCCGTGAGCCCCGCCGCCGCGGGAACCTTCCGCTTCCTCGATGGCGAGATCCCGCTCGCATTCGGCGTCGACGCGGTCGACGGCGCAGCCACTCTCAGCTTCGAGAACGCCACGATCGGCAGCCACTCCTTCCGTGCCGAGTTCACCCCGACCGACGCCGCGGCGTTCACCGGATCTGTGTCGAACACCGTCGCGCACACCGTCACCGAGGCGACCGGGCCCGTGCGCCCGACGCCGACCGTGACGGTCAGCAAGTCGATCAACATCGATCCCGCCGGTGAGACCGTCACCGTGACGGGTTCCGGCTTCCTGCCGAACGCGCCCGACACCTCGGGCACCCGCCCGCCGCTGGCCGGAAAGTTCACCGGCGCCTACGTCGTCTTCGGTTCCTTCGCAGAGAACTGGAAGCCCTCCGCAGGTGCGCCCAGCAGTGCGCGCAAGGTCATCGAGCAGAAGTGGGGCGTGCACGAGGCCGACCTCGCCACGATCGGCGGCGCCGCGCGCGGCGGCATCGTGATCGCCGAGGATGGCACCTTCTCGACGACGCTCACGGTGAGCGAGGCCGAGGCGCTCGAGAACGGTCGCTGGGGCATCTACACCTACGGCGGTGGCGGCGCGAAGTACGCGCCGTTCGAGACGTTCACCCCCGTGGTGTTCAAGACCCCGTCGCCCATCCCGGCGCCGACCCTCACGGTCACGCCGAACGCCGACCTCGACCCGAGCGTCGAGAACGTGCTCACCGTCACCGGATCCGGATACATCGGCGACGGCGCGGTCAACGGCGCCTACGTGCTGTTCGGTGAGAAGTCCGTGTGGGACGGCAGCGGCCCGCTCGTCTCGGCCGGCTGGATCGCCCAGGGCTGGGTTCCTGCCTCGCAGATCGTCGACGGCGCGTTCACCACGACCGTCACGATCCCCGCAGGAACGCTGAGCTCCGAGGGTGAGTACAACGTTGCCACCTCGGCAGCGCACGCGCTGTCGATCACGAACCGCACGCTCGACGCGTTCGCGCCCGTCACGGTCGCCGCCGCCGTCACCCCTGAGAAGCCGACGCTCGCTCTCAGCGCGCCGACGGTCGTTCAGGGTGGTGAGTTCACGATCACCGGTGCCGGGTTCCCGGCTCTCGGCAACGTGGCGCTCGTGCTGCACTCCGACCCCGTCGAGCTCGGTGCGACTGTCGCCTCGGCCGGGGGAGCCTTCCGCTTCACCGGCACGATCCCGGCGACGGTTCCGGCCGGCGAGCACACGATCGTCGCGACCTCCGGGGCGGTCACGGCGAGCTTCCCCGTGACGATCACGGCCGCACCGGCTCCCGAGAAGCCCGCGGCACCCGTGTGCCTCGCGCGTGCCGTCGACGGCGCGAGCTTCGAATGGGGCGTGAAGGCCAGCTTCGTGAGCTACGTCCAGGGCGGCATCGCCAAGGGCGCGGTGTCGGGCGGCTGGGGCAGCGGATCCGGTGCCTACAGCACGGAGACCGGAAACGGACGCGTCTCCTTCGGTGGCAGCATGCACTTCACCGGCCACTCCGGTGCGCTGGACCTGACGCTGTCGAACCCGCGCGTGCGTGTCACGGGCTCGTCGGCGCAGCTCATCCTCGACGTGTCGTCGAAGGGCTTCAACGGCTCTCCGGACGTGAACGCATCGGGCGTGAACTTCGCCACGCTCTCGCTCTCGGATGCCTCGACCTCGGGATCCTCAATCTCGTGGACGAACGCTCCGGCGACGCTCACGAGTGCCGGCGCGGAGGCCTTCGCAGGCTTCTACGCCGCCGGTGACGCGCTCGACCCGGTGTCGATCCGCTTCCCGCTCGGAGCCGAGGTCCCCTGCGACTCCAGCACGGACGGCCTGGCCACGACCGGTGCAGAGCCGGACTTCGCAGGCCTGGGCATCGGCGCGCTGCTGCTCGTCGCGGGACTGGCGCTGACGGTCATCCGTCGTCGTCGCCTGATCGAGAGCTGA
- a CDS encoding TIGR02611 family protein, translated as MTDAANELSREISADIARGENPDRPIRRMLRRARAWVAQHPRFELGYRITVGILGGLVAVIGLLLVPLPGPGWLVVFLGLAILGTEFHWARRMADWLKRLLGRFWAWWNARRAEAKARKAAQQS; from the coding sequence ATGACGGATGCGGCGAACGAACTCTCCCGTGAGATCAGCGCGGACATCGCTCGGGGCGAGAATCCGGACCGGCCGATCCGGCGGATGCTGCGACGGGCGCGTGCGTGGGTCGCGCAGCATCCGCGCTTCGAGCTCGGCTACCGCATCACCGTCGGAATCCTCGGCGGTCTTGTCGCGGTGATCGGCCTGTTGCTCGTTCCGCTCCCCGGTCCGGGCTGGCTCGTCGTCTTCCTGGGGTTGGCGATCCTCGGCACCGAGTTCCACTGGGCGCGACGGATGGCCGATTGGCTCAAGCGCTTGCTGGGGCGTTTCTGGGCGTGGTGGAATGCGCGCCGCGCTGAGGCGAAGGCGCGCAAGGCCGCGCAGCAGAGCTGA
- the purF gene encoding amidophosphoribosyltransferase — protein sequence MCGIVGMVGTGPVNQDIYDALLLLQHRGQDATGIATAEPSGVMHQAKASGMVREAFRTRDMRALLGTVGLGHVRYATKGTASSEEEMQPFYVNAPYGIILVHNGNLTNTRELTADMEQRDRRHLNSSSDTELLLNVLAGELQSTTSTVDLDPERIFEAVSHTITRIEGAYAVIAVIAGYGLLAFRDPHGIRPLMLGRRTATDPESGAMRDEWVVASESLVLENADYEIVRDVEPGEAVFITNDGVLHSQLCADAVTLAPCSFEYVYLARPDSVMNGVSVYESRLRMGDRLADTIAKHVPRDKIDVVMPIPDSSRPAAMEVARKLGIEYREGFYKNRYVGRTFIMPGQAVRKKTVRQKLNAMSTEFQGKNVLLIDDSIVRGTTSKEIIQMARDAGALSVTFASAAPPVRFQHVYGINMPSRHELIAHGRTIPQMAEELGCDYLVFQEVEDLKAAIIEGSALEELDMSCFTGTYVTGTVTEEYLAWVEDTQTS from the coding sequence ATGTGCGGCATCGTCGGAATGGTCGGCACCGGTCCGGTCAACCAGGACATCTACGACGCTCTTCTTCTGCTGCAGCACCGCGGGCAGGATGCCACGGGCATCGCCACGGCTGAGCCGAGCGGCGTCATGCATCAGGCCAAGGCGAGCGGCATGGTGCGCGAGGCGTTCCGCACCCGTGACATGCGCGCGCTGCTCGGCACGGTCGGCCTCGGCCACGTGCGCTACGCCACCAAGGGCACCGCATCCAGCGAAGAGGAGATGCAGCCGTTCTACGTGAACGCGCCGTACGGCATCATCCTCGTGCACAACGGCAACCTCACCAACACGCGTGAGCTGACTGCCGACATGGAGCAGCGCGACCGCCGTCACCTCAACTCCTCCAGCGACACCGAGCTGCTGCTCAACGTGCTCGCGGGCGAGCTGCAGTCGACGACCTCGACGGTCGATCTCGATCCGGAGCGCATCTTCGAGGCCGTGTCTCACACGATCACCCGCATCGAGGGCGCCTACGCCGTCATCGCCGTGATCGCCGGCTACGGCCTCCTCGCCTTCCGCGATCCGCACGGCATCCGTCCGCTCATGCTCGGTCGCCGCACGGCCACCGACCCCGAGTCGGGCGCGATGCGCGACGAGTGGGTCGTGGCGAGTGAATCCCTCGTGCTCGAGAACGCCGACTATGAGATCGTCCGCGATGTCGAGCCGGGTGAGGCAGTCTTCATCACGAACGACGGTGTGCTGCACTCCCAGCTGTGCGCGGATGCCGTCACCCTGGCGCCGTGCTCGTTCGAGTACGTGTACCTGGCGCGTCCCGACTCCGTCATGAACGGTGTCTCGGTGTATGAGTCGCGCCTGCGCATGGGCGACCGCCTGGCCGACACGATCGCGAAGCACGTGCCGCGCGACAAGATCGACGTGGTCATGCCTATTCCCGACTCGTCCCGTCCGGCGGCGATGGAGGTCGCACGCAAGCTCGGCATCGAGTACCGCGAGGGCTTCTACAAGAACCGCTACGTGGGCCGCACCTTCATCATGCCGGGGCAGGCGGTGCGCAAGAAGACGGTCCGTCAGAAGCTCAACGCGATGTCGACGGAGTTCCAGGGCAAGAACGTGCTGCTGATCGACGACTCGATCGTGCGCGGCACGACGAGCAAGGAGATCATCCAGATGGCCCGCGACGCGGGCGCACTCTCGGTGACCTTCGCCTCGGCGGCTCCGCCCGTGCGCTTCCAGCACGTGTACGGCATCAACATGCCCTCGCGTCACGAGCTCATCGCCCACGGCCGCACGATCCCGCAGATGGCGGAGGAACTCGGCTGCGACTACCTGGTGTTCCAGGAGGTCGAAGACCTGAAGGCCGCGATCATCGAGGGCTCCGCACTGGAAGAGCTCGACATGAGCTGCTTCACCGGCACGTACGTCACGGGCACCGTGACGGAGGAGTACCTGGCCTGGGTCGAGGACACCCAGACATCGTGA
- a CDS encoding MFS transporter: protein MNVSRPLWQGRVLALLGIVLFAFSLRSGVASLSPLYEAIGDEFVLPPIIIGLIGSAPPVCFAIFGLLTPSLERRFGLERLAVAVLVLSAIGLGLRAFSFSAPMLLMSTVLMFIAVGVGNVLLPPLVKKYFADRLGLMMTLYSTMMAISTFLPPLVAVPVADAAGWRVSLGLWLVFVVAALVPWLLLALRPSQVADAAVVKTSAESLDSTDPSVLATGPIAVTSARPNLLARLWRIPLAWATGLVLATSSFIAYTSFAWLPAILIDIAGVTPAQAGALLSLFGAIGLPCALLVPILVVRWQATRPLFFIGAIGGVLGVLGLLFAPTAALPLWVVLLGMTGIMFPLGLVLMSVRARTHETAVALSGFAQSVAYSVAAIFPPLVGVIHGLTDGWQVPLILLGVMLVLILPAGWIAGRRRTVEDEWEARHGAW, encoded by the coding sequence GTGAACGTGTCCCGCCCGCTCTGGCAGGGGCGGGTGCTCGCGCTGCTCGGCATCGTCCTCTTCGCGTTCTCGTTGCGTTCCGGCGTCGCCTCGCTGTCGCCGCTGTACGAGGCGATCGGCGATGAGTTCGTGCTGCCCCCGATCATCATCGGCCTGATCGGCTCGGCTCCGCCGGTGTGTTTCGCGATCTTCGGCTTGCTCACCCCGTCACTCGAGCGCCGGTTCGGCTTGGAGCGCCTGGCGGTCGCCGTGTTGGTGCTGTCGGCGATCGGTCTGGGGCTGCGCGCTTTCTCGTTCAGCGCGCCCATGCTGTTGATGAGCACGGTTCTGATGTTCATTGCGGTGGGCGTCGGAAACGTGCTGCTGCCGCCGCTGGTGAAGAAGTACTTCGCTGATCGTCTCGGCCTCATGATGACGCTGTACTCGACGATGATGGCGATCTCGACGTTCCTGCCGCCACTGGTCGCGGTGCCGGTGGCGGATGCGGCGGGATGGCGCGTGTCGCTCGGTCTCTGGCTCGTGTTCGTCGTCGCCGCTTTGGTGCCCTGGCTGCTGCTGGCGCTGCGTCCTTCGCAGGTCGCGGATGCCGCGGTCGTGAAGACCTCCGCCGAGAGTCTCGACAGCACAGACCCGAGTGTGCTCGCCACCGGTCCCATCGCGGTGACCTCGGCACGCCCCAACCTGCTCGCACGTCTCTGGCGGATCCCCCTCGCCTGGGCGACGGGTCTCGTGCTCGCGACCTCGTCCTTCATCGCGTACACGTCGTTCGCGTGGCTTCCCGCGATCCTCATCGACATCGCGGGGGTGACGCCCGCGCAGGCGGGCGCGCTGCTCTCGCTGTTCGGGGCGATCGGCCTGCCCTGCGCGCTGCTCGTGCCGATTCTGGTCGTGCGATGGCAGGCCACCCGTCCGCTGTTCTTCATCGGCGCGATCGGCGGGGTGCTGGGCGTGCTCGGCCTGCTGTTCGCGCCGACGGCCGCGCTGCCCCTGTGGGTGGTGCTGCTCGGGATGACGGGCATCATGTTCCCCCTGGGCCTGGTGCTCATGAGCGTGCGGGCGCGCACGCATGAGACCGCGGTCGCGCTGAGCGGCTTCGCGCAGAGCGTGGCGTACAGCGTCGCGGCGATCTTCCCCCCGCTCGTCGGCGTGATCCATGGGCTGACCGACGGGTGGCAGGTGCCTCTGATCCTGCTCGGGGTCATGCTCGTGCTGATCCTTCCGGCCGGATGGATCGCCGGTCGCCGTCGCACCGTCGAAGACGAGTGGGAAGCGCGCCACGGGGCCTGGTGA
- the purM gene encoding phosphoribosylformylglycinamidine cyclo-ligase, producing the protein MSSHTYAEAGVDTAAGDLAVELMKSAVRATHGPEVFGGVGGFAGLFDASALLGYTKPLLASSTDGVGTKVAIAQAIDKHDTIGHDLVGMVVDDIVVVGAKPLFMTDYIACGKVFPERIADIVRGIAEACTLTGTALVGGETAEHPGLLGINDYDVAGAATGVVEAERMLGADRVQDGDVVLALASSGLHSNGYSLVRHIIANAGINYADQAADLGTTWGEALLTPTRLYTTPLLGIADDFGDGLHALSHVTGGGIAANLARVLPVGSWAEVDRSTWSPAPVFRVLSEISGNSLESSEGTWNLGIGFLAVVAADVASDIAAALTAGGIDTWQVATVHTTAERPAGEFEQGAKGVDGGAVRLVGAYREGGAK; encoded by the coding sequence GTGTCGTCTCACACCTATGCCGAAGCCGGAGTCGATACGGCTGCCGGCGACCTGGCCGTCGAACTCATGAAGTCTGCCGTGCGCGCGACGCACGGCCCCGAGGTCTTCGGAGGGGTCGGCGGATTCGCCGGACTCTTCGACGCCAGCGCGCTGCTGGGCTATACGAAGCCCCTGCTCGCATCGAGCACCGACGGCGTCGGCACGAAGGTCGCGATCGCCCAGGCGATCGACAAGCACGACACGATCGGCCACGACCTCGTCGGCATGGTCGTCGACGACATCGTCGTGGTGGGCGCGAAGCCGCTCTTCATGACCGACTACATCGCCTGCGGCAAGGTCTTCCCCGAGCGCATCGCCGACATCGTCCGCGGCATCGCTGAGGCGTGCACGCTCACGGGCACGGCGCTCGTCGGCGGCGAGACGGCCGAGCACCCGGGGCTTCTGGGCATCAACGACTACGACGTCGCGGGCGCCGCGACCGGTGTCGTCGAGGCCGAGCGGATGCTGGGCGCCGACCGCGTGCAGGACGGCGATGTGGTTCTCGCGCTGGCTTCCAGCGGTCTGCACTCCAACGGCTACTCGCTCGTTCGCCACATCATCGCGAATGCCGGCATCAACTACGCCGACCAGGCCGCCGACCTCGGCACCACCTGGGGCGAAGCCCTGCTGACGCCCACGCGCCTGTACACGACGCCGCTGCTCGGTATCGCGGATGACTTCGGCGATGGCCTGCACGCGCTCAGCCACGTCACCGGTGGGGGCATCGCTGCCAACCTCGCGCGTGTGCTCCCGGTCGGCAGCTGGGCTGAGGTCGACCGCTCCACGTGGTCGCCGGCACCCGTCTTCCGTGTGCTCTCGGAGATCTCGGGCAACTCGCTCGAGTCCAGCGAAGGCACTTGGAACCTCGGCATCGGCTTCCTCGCCGTGGTCGCCGCCGACGTGGCATCCGACATCGCCGCCGCCCTCACGGCCGGCGGAATCGACACCTGGCAGGTCGCGACGGTGCACACCACCGCAGAGCGCCCCGCGGGCGAGTTCGAACAGGGCGCCAAGGGCGTCGACGGCGGGGCTGTGCGTCTCGTCGGTGCATACCGAGAAGGCGGAGCGAAGTAA
- a CDS encoding heme ABC transporter ATP-binding protein produces the protein MTVAYSVEEVSYRLGGSHLLADVSLRIAYGRVLALVGPNGAGKSTLLGALSGDIAPTAGRVLLDGEDVAQLRARDLARRRSVLLQSNRVSFAYSVAQVVEMGAAPWQGADRDDDEIIAEAMRRADVGHLADRAYGSLSGGEQARVSFARVLVQDTPVVMLDEPTAALDLRHQEELLRSARDLADQGRAVIVVLHDLSLAAAFADEIAMLESGRSVAHGSPAAVLTQERIEAVYGAPVAVITDPINGHPLVIPRR, from the coding sequence GTGACCGTCGCGTACTCCGTGGAAGAGGTGTCCTACCGTCTCGGCGGATCACACCTTCTCGCAGACGTGTCGCTGCGCATCGCCTACGGGCGGGTGCTCGCCCTGGTCGGCCCCAATGGGGCGGGCAAGTCGACACTGCTCGGAGCGCTTTCCGGAGACATCGCGCCGACCGCGGGTCGCGTGCTGCTGGACGGCGAGGACGTCGCGCAGCTGCGCGCGCGCGATCTGGCGCGGCGGCGTTCCGTGCTGCTGCAGTCCAACCGGGTGTCCTTCGCCTACTCGGTCGCTCAGGTCGTCGAGATGGGGGCGGCGCCGTGGCAGGGTGCCGATCGGGACGACGACGAGATCATCGCGGAGGCGATGCGTCGGGCCGACGTCGGTCACCTGGCGGATCGCGCCTACGGCTCGCTGTCGGGCGGAGAGCAGGCGCGGGTGTCGTTCGCGCGGGTGCTGGTGCAGGACACCCCCGTCGTCATGCTCGACGAGCCGACCGCGGCGCTCGACCTGCGGCATCAGGAGGAGCTTCTGCGCAGTGCCCGTGATCTGGCTGATCAGGGGCGGGCCGTCATCGTCGTGCTGCACGATCTCTCTCTTGCCGCGGCATTCGCGGATGAGATCGCGATGCTCGAGAGCGGGCGCAGTGTCGCCCATGGGTCTCCGGCGGCGGTCCTGACCCAGGAGCGCATCGAGGCCGTCTACGGGGCGCCTGTCGCCGTGATCACGGATCCGATCAATGGCCACCCTCTGGTGATTCCCCGACGCTGA
- a CDS encoding FecCD family ABC transporter permease: protein MSADVTISTAPDRVTRAETTTVGRPRRGRIWIVAPVLSVVLLVGVLVSAGSGQLPISPAEMGTALLRAIGITGVGEPISPMVESTLWQIRFPRVLMSLLVGGALAVAGVVMQAIFGNPLAEPGVVGVSSGAAVGAAVAITLGLTSAGSWVTAALAFAGGFGATLLVYGAARVRGRTESVRLILTGIAVNAFAGALLAVLMFAGSAASREQIVFWQLGSMNGSRWGEVAVVASVTAISLVIAFLAAPRYDLLALGDRTAAHLGVRVERLRILSIVLVALLTGVAVAFVGIIAFVGLVIPHLFRGILGPATRPLMIASFLGGGVLLVFADLFARTAVPAADLPIGILTSLLGGPFFYWLIRRNAGGWS from the coding sequence GTGAGCGCCGACGTGACGATCAGCACGGCTCCCGATCGGGTCACGCGCGCGGAAACGACCACAGTCGGTCGGCCGCGCCGCGGCCGCATCTGGATCGTCGCGCCCGTGCTGTCCGTCGTGCTCCTGGTCGGCGTGCTCGTCTCGGCCGGGTCGGGCCAGCTTCCGATCTCCCCCGCCGAGATGGGCACCGCACTCCTGCGGGCGATCGGCATCACGGGGGTCGGTGAGCCGATCTCGCCGATGGTCGAGTCGACGCTGTGGCAGATCCGCTTCCCGCGGGTGCTCATGTCGCTGCTGGTCGGTGGGGCTCTCGCTGTGGCCGGCGTCGTGATGCAGGCGATCTTCGGCAACCCTCTCGCGGAGCCCGGCGTCGTCGGAGTCTCCTCCGGCGCCGCGGTCGGTGCCGCCGTCGCGATCACGCTCGGGCTGACCTCGGCGGGTTCGTGGGTCACGGCGGCGCTCGCCTTCGCCGGCGGATTCGGTGCCACGCTGCTCGTCTACGGTGCTGCCCGCGTGCGCGGCCGCACAGAGTCGGTGCGTCTGATCCTCACCGGAATCGCAGTCAACGCCTTCGCGGGAGCGTTGCTGGCCGTGCTCATGTTCGCCGGCAGCGCGGCGTCGCGTGAGCAGATCGTGTTCTGGCAGCTCGGATCCATGAACGGCTCCCGCTGGGGGGAGGTCGCGGTCGTGGCGTCCGTGACAGCGATCTCGCTGGTGATCGCCTTCCTCGCCGCCCCGCGCTACGACCTCCTCGCGCTCGGCGACCGCACGGCCGCGCACCTGGGCGTGCGTGTCGAGCGGCTGCGCATCCTGTCGATCGTGCTGGTCGCGCTGCTCACGGGAGTCGCCGTGGCCTTCGTCGGCATCATCGCCTTCGTCGGTCTCGTCATCCCGCACCTGTTCCGCGGCATCCTGGGTCCGGCGACACGTCCCCTCATGATCGCCTCGTTCCTGGGCGGCGGCGTGCTGCTGGTGTTCGCCGACCTGTTCGCCCGCACGGCAGTGCCCGCGGCCGACCTGCCCATCGGGATCCTCACCTCTTTGCTCGGCGGCCCCTTCTTCTACTGGCTCATCCGACGAAACGCAGGGGGCTGGTCGTGA
- a CDS encoding DUF3073 domain-containing protein — MGRGRQKAKHTKIARELKAYSPSVNYSALERELGSTTEEDAYVDKWADQYADEDEDELEKA, encoded by the coding sequence ATGGGCCGTGGCCGTCAGAAGGCGAAACACACAAAGATCGCCCGCGAACTCAAGGCGTACTCTCCGTCGGTGAACTACTCGGCGCTGGAGCGCGAACTCGGTAGCACCACCGAGGAAGACGCCTACGTCGACAAGTGGGCCGACCAGTACGCGGACGAAGACGAAGACGAACTCGAGAAAGCCTGA